The following coding sequences are from one Oncorhynchus clarkii lewisi isolate Uvic-CL-2024 chromosome 20, UVic_Ocla_1.0, whole genome shotgun sequence window:
- the LOC139377328 gene encoding von Willebrand factor C domain-containing protein 2-like — translation MVSNQHYSMGVMHSALSLLFCVQFGLSFSVAGHENTCDANGSVYYVGEWYFLESDHCTQCECTTEGSSCARTECTSLPAACIHVSHYPTDCCPRCEKIGCEYRGVVYELGQNFQPNECEQCTCDSDGIARCLVADCAPPPCINPIYTKGKCCPECPEGPNCYVDSTRSQVIPGHEPLWVDSCTKCRCHDSGDAGYWEGNRLATCSRVRNCTPRETSQKN, via the exons ATGGTTTCAAATCAGCACTATTCGATGGGGGTTATGCATTCCGCGTTGTCTCTACTGTTCTGTGTCCAGTtcggtctgtctttctctgtggcTGGACATGAGAACACCTGTGATGCGAACGGCAGCGTCTACTATGTGGGAGAATGGTACTTTCTAGAATCGGACCACTGCACGCAGTGTGAATGCACCACAGAGGGGTCGTCTTGTGCACGGACGGAGTGTACCTCTTTGCCGGCCGCTTGCATCCATGTCAGCCACTATCCCACTGACTGCTGTCCAAGATGTGAGAAAATAGGCTGCGAGTACCGGGGAGTGGTGTACGAACTGGGACAAAACTTCCAG CCCAACGAGTGCGAGCAGTGTACCTGTGACAGTGATGGCATCGCCCGCTGCCTGGTGGCAGACTGCGCTCCCCCGCCCTGCATCAACCCTATCTACACCAAAGGGAAGTGCTGCCCAGAGTGCCCAGAGG GGCCCAACTGCTATGTGGATTCAACCCGGAGCCAGGTGATTCCAGGACATGAACCACTGTGGGTGGACTCCTGCACCAAGTGCCGCTGTCACGACTCAGGTGACGCTGGCTACTGGGAGGGCAACCGCTTGGCCACCTGTTCCCGCGTACGCAACTGCACCCCTCGAGAGACTAGCCAGAAAAACTGA